A part of Anastrepha obliqua isolate idAnaObli1 unplaced genomic scaffold, idAnaObli1_1.0 ptg000023l, whole genome shotgun sequence genomic DNA contains:
- the LOC129251468 gene encoding uncharacterized protein LOC129251468: MSFSPGNGTFIRSDSPHTVPSSGQPSSDRVSFLKLKTVSVFNRLEHTAAEMNTEMLQGMDEYGLAAIMESVGDLKATFTAAHTSLEEMDFESIASDLPCKFDATLVKLKANLQREIGRRSTGQHCSTFRANTGDSQSIIVNANRSRLPLLMLPKFSGAYTEWSNFFSMFTSVIDNDGDLTQSDKLQYLRSCLSGAALDTIQSLEINETNYKNALDLLKKRFDNKRIIFQAHIRQIFGLDRADASASKLRELTDKVTSHIRALQSLGSQEQIADCIIVELLIQKLDKATQSKWEENSSSNELPSWDQLAAFLERRCRTLENVEHAIQTQTDQVDRNGKTVSTNKRKSFVVSNASVGGCAFCRCPDHRIYHCQQFSTLSPNLRQKEAKKLSLCLNCLKGGHQMRDCKSGPCRACQLKHHTLLHFDRTSSASTSISGPLTQPPTLKSNTIAATSSVPGRALTSRSPSDAVLLATAVIFVKHRAGTFVPCRALLDSGSQLHFITNRFTNQLQLRRTKYSAAVSGIGDANLSTEGYSVNVVLKSRTSDFSTHITSVVVQTITDNQPGVSDYFSNFSALGRYNWRPDFRFFKKPSLNSMTRDTLEAPEILNGLHYQQ; this comes from the exons ATGTCGTTCAGTCCAGGTAATGGTACCTTCATTAGAAGCGATTCACCACATACTGTACCATCGAGTGGGCAACCGTCTTCAGATCGGGTGTCgtttttaaaactgaaaacagtgTCAGTCTTTAATCGACTTGAGCATACAGCAGCAGAGATGAACACCGAAATGCTACAAGGCATGGATGAGTACGGGTTGGCAGCAATCATGGAATCAGTGGGAGATTTGAAAGCAACATTCACCGCCGCTCACACCAGTTTGGAGGAAATGGACTTTGAGTCTATTGCCAGTGACCTGCCCTGCAAATTCGATGCTACATTAGTGAAACTTAAGGCGAACCTGCAACGAGAGATTGGGAGACGTAGCACAGGTCAGCACTGCTCGACATTTAGAGCGAACACTGGTGACTCGCAGTCGATCATCGTAAATGCCAATCGTTCTCGCCTGCCTTTGCTAATGCTACCTAAATTTAGTGGCGCGTACACCGagtggagcaactttttctcGATGTTCACCTCCGTCATTGACAACGATGGCGACCTAACGCAAAGCGATAAGCTGCAATACCTGCGTTCCTGCTTGAGTGGTGCTGCTTTGGATACTATCCAATCTTTGGAGATAAATGaaactaattataaaaatgcattagaTTTACTCAAAAAACGTTTTGATAACAAGCGAATTATATTTCAGGCACACATCAGACAGATCTTTGGGCTGGACAGGGCAGATGCATCCGCAAGCAAGTTGCGGGAGTTGACGGACAAGGTTACATCACACATACGCGCGTTGCAGTCGCTTGGATCACAAGAACAAATCGCTGACTGCATCATAGTTGAACTACTAATCCAGAAGTTGGACAAGGCTACTCAATCCAAGTGGGAAGAAAATTCATCAAGCAACGAACTGCCGTCGTGGGATCAGTTAGCTGCATTTTTGGAAAGGCGGTGTCGTACCCTCGAAAATGTGGAGCATGCCATACAAACCCAAACGGATCAAGTTGACAGAAACGGTAAAACTGTaagtacaaataaaagaaaatcatttgtggTTTCGAATGCCTCAGTAGGTGGTTGCGCGTTTTGTCGGTGCCCTGATCATAGAATTTACCACTGTCAGCAATTTTCCACTCTTTCTCCAAATCTTCGCCAAAAGGAAGCCAAGAAGCTCTCGCTTTGCCTTAACTGTCTAAAGGGTGGCCATCAAATGAGAGATTGCAAATCTGGACCCTGTAGAGCTTGTCAATTGAAACACCATACGCTTTTACATTTTGACCGCACATCTTCTGCTTCAACTTCTATATCAGGCCCACTCACGCAACCACCCACATTGAAATCAAATACCATAGCTGCAACATCATCTGTCCCTGGCCGTGCCCTCACTTCGAGATCTCCATCTGATGCTGTGCTTCTAGCCACTGCAGTCATTTTTGTCAAACATCGTGCTGGTACCTTCGTGCCATGTCGGGCGCTTTTGGATTCGGGTTCCCAGCTTCACTTTATTACAAATCGTTTTACTAATCAATTACAACTTCGTAGGACCAAATATTCGGCGGCAGTTTCGGGCATCGGGGATGCCAACCTGTCAACTGAAGGCTATTCGGTCAATGTCGTACTGAAGTCGCGGACTTCAGATTTCTCAACGCACATCACTTCCGTCGTTGTTCAAACAATCACTGACAATCAGCCTGGTGTTTCA GACTATTTTTCGAACTTCTCTGCGTTGGGCAGATACAATTGGCGCCCGGATTTCCGGTTCTTCAAAAAACCTTCCTTAAATTCGATGACGCGCGACACCTTAGAGGCACCAGAAATTCTAAACGGTCTGCACTATCAACAATAG